The following are encoded in a window of Methylocystis rosea genomic DNA:
- a CDS encoding TfoX/Sxy family protein, whose amino-acid sequence MDRARIEEVFAPFAAVSVKRMFGGHGVYADGLFFAIEAGGEIYLKADRHSAARFQEAGSRPFVYQGKDRPIKISYWSLPDQALEDADELVRWAKFAVEAARRAGPKRRIPAAERRKASHSAERDC is encoded by the coding sequence ATGGACCGCGCGCGTATCGAGGAGGTTTTCGCGCCATTTGCCGCTGTGTCCGTCAAGCGCATGTTCGGCGGCCACGGCGTTTACGCCGATGGCCTCTTCTTCGCCATTGAGGCCGGCGGCGAAATCTACCTGAAGGCCGATCGGCATAGCGCCGCGCGGTTTCAAGAGGCGGGCTCCCGGCCTTTCGTTTACCAAGGCAAGGACCGACCGATCAAGATCTCCTATTGGAGCCTTCCGGACCAGGCGCTCGAAGACGCCGACGAACTGGTTCGATGGGCGAAGTTTGCGGTTGAAGCCGCGCGCCGGGCAGGCCCGAAACGGCGGATTCCGGCCGCGGAGAGGCGCAAGGCGTCACATTCCGCTGAAAGAGACTGCTAA
- a CDS encoding SUF system Fe-S cluster assembly protein: protein MNDAPNTSEAQRSATADRTSQAIENERLTNDIVKALKTVYDPEIPADIYELGLIYRVDIAEEGFVEIDMTLTAPGCPVAGEMPVWVKNAVSAVPGVSEVKVNMVFDPPWDQSRMSDEARVALDMW from the coding sequence ATGAACGATGCTCCCAATACGAGCGAAGCCCAGCGCTCCGCGACTGCGGACCGGACGTCTCAGGCCATTGAAAATGAGCGGCTGACGAACGACATCGTTAAGGCGCTCAAGACCGTCTACGATCCTGAAATTCCCGCTGACATTTATGAGCTTGGCCTCATCTACCGGGTCGACATCGCGGAAGAAGGCTTCGTCGAGATCGACATGACGCTGACTGCGCCAGGCTGCCCGGTCGCCGGCGAAATGCCGGTGTGGGTTAAAAATGCGGTGAGCGCAGTGCCTGGCGTCAGCGAGGTGAAGGTGAACATGGTGTTCGATCCGCCTTGGGATCAAAGCCGAATGTCGGACGAAGCGCGCGTCGCGCTCGACATGTGGTGA
- a CDS encoding HesB/IscA family protein: MTSMQKMSVMNVSPAAAERVRGLLASGAEGKGLRVSVEKGGCAGMSYKMEIAEPKRGDEVIDIEGGRVIVDAAAVLYLLGTTMDVKTTQFSSTFVFENPNQTSACGCGESVELTPADPEKVGAASQMGSS; the protein is encoded by the coding sequence ATGACATCCATGCAGAAGATGAGCGTGATGAACGTCAGCCCCGCCGCGGCGGAGCGGGTCCGTGGCCTGCTTGCGAGCGGCGCGGAAGGGAAGGGGCTGCGGGTCTCCGTGGAGAAGGGCGGGTGCGCCGGCATGTCCTACAAAATGGAGATCGCTGAACCCAAGCGGGGCGACGAGGTCATCGACATCGAGGGCGGTCGGGTGATCGTCGACGCTGCGGCGGTGCTCTACCTGCTCGGCACGACGATGGACGTGAAGACGACGCAGTTCTCCTCGACCTTTGTGTTTGAAAACCCCAATCAGACGTCGGCCTGCGGCTGCGGCGAGAGCGTCGAGCTGACGCCGGCCGACCCGGAAAAGGTCGGCGCCGCGTCGCAGATGGGGAGTTCCTGA
- the gyrA gene encoding DNA gyrase subunit A, translating into MADDDTKKNDPDKPGSDIRPVSIADEMKRSYLDYAMSVIVSRALPDVRDGLKPVHRRILFSMHENGHTPDKSYVKSARIVGDVMGKYHPHGDAAIYDALVRMAQPFSMRLPLIDGQGNFGSVDNDPPAAMRYTESRLAKPALALLEDLDEGTVDFQANYDGKEHEPTVLPARFPNLLVNGAGGIAVGMATNIPPHNLGEVIDACIAMIDRPDITIAELMDIVPGPDFPTAASILGRGGIRNAFTTGRGSIIMRAKSEIETLRKDREAIIFTEIPYQVNKATLIERIADLVREKKIEGVADLRDESDRDGMRIVVELKRDAVADVVLNQLWRHTTLQTSFPVNMIALNGGRPELMTLHDVLRAFVDFRETVVTRRTKFRLNKARDNAHLQVGLAIAVANIDEVIHLIRTSPDATAAREALMARDWPAKDMAPLVELIADPRHRLSDDGAIRLSEAQARAILELRLQRLTALGREEISEALNKLAVEIADYLDILRSRERLFGIVKDELLAVKEAHATPRRTQILESDGEVEDEDLIAREDMVVTVSHAGYIKRVPLSTYRAQRRGGKGRSGMQTKEEDFVHRLFVANTHTPVLFFSSLGKAYKEKVWRLPLSAPQARGKALVNLLPLEQNERITSIMPLPEDEESWATLDVIFATTRGTVRRNKLSDFVDVRRNGLIAMKLDDGEAIVDVATATERDDVLLTTRDGQCIRFAVPEVRVFQGRTSMGVRGVALGQDDRVISLSILNHFDAAGEERAAYLKRANALRRRMGEDVSPEAGTETEEAAIAVELSDTRFYEMQAAEQIILTVSENGYGKRTSSYEYRTTGRGGKGIVAMAVNARNGKLVASFPVGHGDEIMLVTDGGQLIRCSVDGIRIAGRGAQGVIVFDTAEDERVVSVEHIGDVGEGEDAEA; encoded by the coding sequence TTGGCCGACGACGACACCAAGAAAAACGATCCCGACAAGCCCGGCTCTGACATAAGGCCGGTTTCGATCGCCGACGAGATGAAGCGCAGCTATCTCGATTACGCGATGAGCGTGATCGTGTCGCGCGCGCTGCCGGACGTGCGCGACGGCCTGAAGCCCGTGCATCGGCGCATTCTGTTTTCGATGCACGAGAACGGCCATACGCCCGATAAGTCATATGTTAAGTCGGCGCGCATCGTCGGCGACGTGATGGGTAAATATCATCCGCACGGCGACGCGGCGATCTACGACGCGCTTGTGCGCATGGCGCAGCCCTTTTCGATGCGGCTGCCGCTCATCGACGGGCAGGGCAATTTCGGATCGGTCGACAACGATCCGCCGGCGGCGATGCGCTACACCGAGTCCCGGCTCGCAAAGCCTGCGCTCGCGCTGCTCGAAGATCTTGATGAAGGCACCGTCGACTTTCAAGCCAATTACGACGGCAAGGAGCACGAGCCGACGGTTCTGCCGGCGCGTTTCCCAAATCTGCTGGTCAACGGCGCCGGCGGCATCGCCGTCGGCATGGCGACGAACATTCCGCCGCATAATCTCGGCGAGGTCATCGACGCCTGCATCGCCATGATCGATCGGCCCGACATCACCATCGCCGAGCTGATGGACATCGTGCCGGGACCGGACTTTCCGACCGCGGCGAGCATTCTTGGGCGTGGCGGCATTCGCAACGCCTTCACGACTGGCCGCGGTTCGATCATCATGCGCGCCAAGTCAGAGATCGAAACTCTGCGCAAGGATCGCGAGGCGATCATCTTCACCGAAATTCCCTATCAGGTGAACAAGGCGACGCTGATCGAGCGCATCGCCGATCTGGTGCGGGAGAAGAAGATCGAGGGCGTCGCCGATCTGCGCGATGAGTCCGATCGTGACGGCATGCGCATCGTCGTCGAACTGAAGCGCGACGCTGTCGCCGACGTCGTGCTCAACCAGCTTTGGCGTCATACGACGCTGCAGACAAGCTTTCCCGTCAATATGATCGCGTTGAACGGCGGCCGCCCGGAGCTGATGACGCTCCATGACGTGCTGCGCGCCTTCGTTGATTTCCGCGAGACGGTCGTCACCCGCCGCACGAAATTCCGCCTCAACAAGGCGCGCGACAATGCCCATCTGCAGGTCGGCCTCGCCATTGCGGTCGCGAATATCGACGAGGTCATTCATCTCATCCGCACGTCGCCCGACGCCACCGCGGCGCGCGAAGCGCTCATGGCGCGCGACTGGCCGGCCAAGGACATGGCGCCGCTCGTTGAGCTGATCGCCGACCCGCGCCACAGGCTCAGCGATGATGGCGCCATCCGGCTTTCGGAGGCGCAGGCGCGCGCCATCCTCGAATTGCGTCTGCAACGGCTCACGGCGCTCGGACGCGAGGAAATCTCCGAAGCTTTGAACAAGCTTGCCGTCGAGATCGCCGATTACCTCGACATTCTGCGCTCGCGCGAACGCCTGTTCGGCATCGTCAAGGACGAACTCCTGGCGGTGAAGGAAGCTCACGCCACGCCGCGCCGCACGCAAATTCTTGAATCCGACGGCGAGGTCGAGGACGAGGACCTGATCGCGCGCGAAGACATGGTCGTCACCGTCTCGCACGCCGGCTATATCAAGCGTGTGCCGCTCTCGACCTATCGCGCGCAAAGGCGCGGCGGCAAAGGCCGTTCCGGCATGCAGACGAAGGAGGAGGATTTCGTCCATCGTCTGTTCGTCGCCAATACGCATACGCCGGTGCTGTTCTTTTCCTCGCTCGGCAAGGCCTATAAGGAGAAGGTCTGGAGATTGCCGCTCTCGGCGCCGCAGGCGCGCGGCAAGGCGCTCGTCAATCTGCTGCCGCTCGAACAGAACGAGCGCATCACCTCGATCATGCCGCTACCCGAAGATGAGGAAAGCTGGGCGACGCTCGACGTCATTTTCGCGACGACGCGCGGCACGGTGAGGCGCAATAAACTTTCCGATTTCGTCGACGTTCGCCGCAACGGCCTCATCGCCATGAAGCTCGACGACGGCGAAGCCATCGTCGACGTCGCGACCGCGACCGAGCGCGACGACGTGCTGCTGACCACACGCGACGGCCAATGCATCCGCTTCGCCGTGCCGGAGGTCCGCGTCTTCCAGGGCCGCACCTCGATGGGCGTGCGCGGCGTCGCGCTCGGGCAGGACGATCGGGTGATCTCGCTGTCCATCCTCAATCATTTCGACGCCGCCGGCGAGGAACGGGCCGCCTATCTAAAGCGCGCCAACGCGCTGCGCCGGCGCATGGGCGAAGATGTTTCGCCCGAGGCGGGGACCGAGACGGAAGAGGCCGCGATCGCCGTGGAGCTGTCGGATACGCGCTTTTACGAGATGCAGGCGGCCGAGCAGATCATTCTGACCGTGTCCGAAAACGGTTACGGTAAACGTACGAGCTCTTATGAATATCGTACGACAGGTCGCGGCGGCAAAGGCATCGTCGCGATGGCGGTGAACGCCAGAAACGGCAAGCTCGTCGCCTCTTTCCCCGTCGGCCATGGCGATGAAATCATGCTGGTGACGGACGGCGGTCAGCTGATCCGCTGCTCCGTCGACGGCATCCGCATCGCCGGGCGCGGCGCTCAGGGCGTCATTGTCTTCGACACGGCTGAAGACGAGCGCGTCGTTTCCGTCGAACATATCGGCGATGTCGGCGAGGGCGAGGACGCCGAAGCCTAA
- a CDS encoding cysteine desulfurase, translating to MNEITRIQTAYDIEAVRADFPILSERPYGKPLAYLDNAASAQKPRAVIDRLTHFYEHEYANVHRGLHYLANAATEGYEGARETLRRFLNAESTDEIIFTRGATEALNLVAASFGQAHIGEGDEIILSMMEHHSNIVPWHLLRERKGAVLKWLEVDDDGRFDLEAFEKLFTKRTKIVALTHMSNVLGAPTPIAEVARIAHAHGVPLVVDGSQGAVHLDVDVRALDVDFYVVTGHKLYAPTGIGALYGKRKWLEALPPFCGGGEMIETVTLESVTYNTPPHRFEAGTPPIAQAVGLGAALDYMERIGRDAIREYEAGLTAYAHQRLSQIEGLRIYGRAPDKGPILSFDMAAAHAHDIATVIDRSGIAVRAGTHCAMPLLSRLGVTSTCRASFALYNTREEIDRLAEALEKARSLFA from the coding sequence ATGAACGAGATTACCCGCATTCAGACGGCTTATGACATTGAAGCGGTTCGGGCGGATTTTCCCATTCTTTCCGAGCGCCCTTATGGGAAGCCGCTTGCCTATCTCGACAACGCCGCCTCGGCGCAAAAGCCGCGCGCCGTGATCGATCGGCTGACGCATTTCTACGAGCATGAATACGCCAATGTGCATCGTGGACTGCATTATCTCGCCAACGCCGCAACCGAAGGCTATGAGGGCGCGCGCGAGACGCTGCGCCGCTTCCTCAACGCCGAATCGACGGACGAGATCATTTTCACCCGCGGCGCGACCGAAGCCTTGAATCTGGTCGCGGCTTCCTTCGGCCAAGCGCATATCGGCGAAGGCGACGAGATTATTCTGTCGATGATGGAGCACCACTCCAACATCGTTCCCTGGCATTTGCTGCGCGAGCGCAAGGGCGCCGTGTTGAAATGGCTGGAGGTCGATGACGACGGCCGCTTCGACCTCGAAGCTTTCGAGAAACTGTTCACCAAGCGCACGAAGATCGTCGCGCTCACGCATATGTCGAATGTGCTCGGCGCACCGACCCCGATCGCCGAGGTCGCCCGCATCGCCCACGCGCATGGCGTGCCGCTGGTCGTCGACGGCTCGCAAGGCGCTGTGCATCTCGATGTCGACGTGCGTGCGCTCGACGTCGACTTTTATGTGGTGACCGGCCACAAACTTTATGCCCCGACCGGCATCGGCGCGCTTTATGGCAAGCGTAAATGGTTGGAAGCGTTGCCGCCGTTCTGCGGCGGCGGCGAGATGATCGAAACGGTGACGCTCGAGAGCGTCACCTATAACACTCCGCCGCACCGGTTCGAGGCGGGCACGCCGCCGATCGCGCAGGCGGTCGGGCTCGGCGCGGCGCTCGACTATATGGAGCGCATCGGCCGGGACGCGATCCGCGAGTATGAAGCGGGACTGACCGCTTACGCGCATCAAAGACTGTCGCAGATCGAGGGGCTCAGAATTTATGGGCGGGCGCCGGATAAGGGGCCGATCCTGTCTTTCGACATGGCGGCGGCGCATGCGCACGACATCGCCACGGTGATCGATCGTTCCGGCATAGCTGTGCGCGCCGGGACGCATTGCGCCATGCCGCTTCTTTCGCGTTTGGGCGTCACCTCCACCTGTCGCGCATCCTTCGCGCTCTACAACACGCGCGAGGAGATCGACCGGCTGGCGGAAGCGCTCGAAAAGGCCCGCTCTCTTTTCGCCTGA